One region of Zingiber officinale cultivar Zhangliang chromosome 7B, Zo_v1.1, whole genome shotgun sequence genomic DNA includes:
- the LOC122006682 gene encoding ferroptosis suppressor protein 1-like → MEGAGEGSAKDRLVVVGGGIAGALLAKSMQSIADVVLIDSKDYFEIPWAELRSMVEPSLTRRSLISHTDYTRARVIVSSATHITENQVFTADGGSFTFDYLVVATGHAYSTPRGRDDRIKEFQLDNEKIKSSESVLIIGGGPTGVELAGEIAVDYPEKKVTLVHKGSRLMEFIGSKASKKALDWLTLKKVEVLLEQSVDLNAISEADGVYTTSSGEKITADCHFVCIGKPLGSSWLHESILKDSLDKKGRLMVDEYLRVKGQRNIFAVGDITDVPEIKQGYLAQRHAEVVANNLKLLMKGGATEKKLAKYKAAYSMALVSLGRKEAVAQFPFITISGCFPGLIKSRDLFVGKTRKSLGLTS, encoded by the exons ATGGAAGGAGCAGGCGAGGGGAGCGCGAAGGATAGGCTGGTGGTGGTCGGCGGTGGCATAGCCGGCGCGCTTCTCGCCAAGTCCATGCAATCCATCGCCGATGTAGTTCTGATTGACTC GAAGGATTATTTTGAGATCCCATGGGCAGAATTGAGATCCATGGTCGAGCCTTCTTTGACAAGAAGATCACTGATTTCACACACTGATTATACTAGGGCAAGGGTTATAGTATCTTCGGCAACACATATCACTGAAAATCAGGTGTTTACAGCAGATGGTGGTTCCTTTACATTTGATTATCTTGTAGTAGCTACTGGTCATGCATATTCAACTCCCAGAGGCAGAGATGATAGGATAAAAGAATTTCAACTAG ACAACGAGAAGATAAAATCATCTGAATCTGTTTTAATCATCGGAGGCGGTCCAACTGGAGTCGAACTTGCTGGAGAGATTGCAGTAGACTATCCCGAGAAGAAGGTAACTCTTGTTCATAAAGGATCAAGGCTGATGGAGTTCATAGGGAGCAAAGCTTCCAAAAAGGCATTAGATTGGCTGACATTAAAGAAAGTTGAAGTTCTTTTAGAACAGTCAGTTGACTTGAATGCCATTTCAGAAGCAGATGGAGTGTACACAACATCATCCGGAGAAAAGATCACAGCTGACTGCCATTTTGTTTGTATTGGAAAGCCACTGGGATCATCATGGCTTCACGAATCCATCCTCAAGGAtagtttggacaagaaaggaagGTTGATGGTTGATGAATATCTCAGGGTGAAAGGCCAAAGAAACATCTTCGCAGTAGGAGACATAACTGATGTCCCT GAAATCAAGCAAGGGTATCTTGCACAGAGACACGCGGAAGTGGTGGCCAACAACTTAAAGCTGTTGATGAAGGGAGGAGCCACCGAGAAGAAGTTGGCCAAGTACAAAGCTGCTTATTCCATGGCATTGGTTTCTCTGGGTCGTAAAGAAGCTGTGGCACAGTTTCCATTTATCACCATTAGTGGCTGCTTCCCTGGGCTTATCAAGTCCAGGGACTTATTTGTTGGTAAGACCAGAAAATCTCTAGGACTCACCTCTTGA